The Microcystis aeruginosa NIES-843 sequence CAGTCGGACGGGAGAAGGAAAGTTTTAACCCGGGACAGGATCAAGCTTTCAGCTAATCCAGGATTCGGGTTAAATAGACTCTAATAGATTGTATCCCGTTGACGGGCGGGGCGATCGAGGGATTTAATCGCCGTTGCTAATTCCTCGACGGTCAAACAAGTACCGCCCAGGGCTCCGGCCATAGTGGTAATATGTTCTTCCATGAGAGTGCCACCGAGATCGTTGCAACCCCAGTTTAAAGCTTCTGTCGCCCCCTGTAAGCCCAATTTTACCCAACTGGGTTGATGATTTTTAATGCTATTGCCCAAATAAATCCGCGCCACTGCCGTTAACTTTAATGTATCGGCTAAAATTGGTTGATCTTGTCCGACTCGATTTCTCAGGGGTTTGGGGGCCGATTGTCCCACAAAAGGCAATAAAATAAATTCGGTGATTTTAGCCGGATAATTATTTTCTAGGGCGATTTCTTGTTGTTTTCTAATTTTTTCAAGGTGCTGCACCTGTTGGCTAGGGGTTTCAATATGACCGCAGAGCATGGTACTGGTGGTATGTAACCCCAAGCGATGGGCAGTACCGACTATTTCTAACCAAGTGGCGGCATCGATTTTTTCTGGACAAATTACCCGTCTTACCTCATCCACCAACACCTCGGCAGCCGTCCCCGGGAGAGAATTCACTCCTGCTTCTTGCAGAGAAGCGATAACTTTTTCGTAACTTAAACCGTCTTCTCTAGCAATAAATTGGACTTCTTGGGGCGAAAAAGCGTGTAAATGCAGGTCAGGAAAGGCTTGCTTCAGGTTTTTAACAATTTCGAGGTAATAGTCTAAGGAATTGCCCTTAATCTTGGCTTTTGGGTTTAATCCTCCCTGCATACAAATTTCTGTGGCCCCACGACGGACAGCATCGGCCGCTTTAGCGATAATTTCCTCTAAATTAAGCCAGAAAGCCCCCTCTTCATCTTCATCGCGTCTGAATGCACAAAAACTGCAATGCTGCTCACAAATGTTACTAAAATTAATATTGCGATTGATAACGTAGGTGACGGTATCTCCCGTCTGTTGACGACGCAAAAAGTCGGCCGTTTCCCGAATCCAGGCAATTAAACGGTTATCGGTAGTTTCTAGCAAGATAATCGCTTCTTTTGCCGATAAATTCGCCCCTGACCGCGCTTTTGCCAAAATATCGGTTACGGGTGCGGTGATGGAGGAGTTAGTCACGGGAGATAAATATTAAGGGTTGCCGATCCTAATTGTAGAACGAGGTCAGAAGGAACAGTAAAGAAAGAGAGCCAATTTAATCCTTTTTCTGTTCCCTATTCCCTTGTCTGCACGCGGTAATTTCCGGTTGAGAGCCTTTATTGCAGGGTGGTTTGTTTTTCCTGTTCTTTTTGTTGACGTTTTTTCTTTTCTGCTTCTAGGGCATCTTCGATCACCTTGAGCAGCTGATCCATTTTATCAAGATTACCGCGATAAACATCGAGGTCTTTTTGCAGTTTCTCGCTGGAGAGACGGAGAATTTCTGAGAACTTTTGCAAAATTTGTTCGCGTTTTTCTTTTTCCTTGATTATGTCCGGTTGTGCTTCGGCTAAAATAGTATAAAGACCGATGGCAAAAAGGCGGCTATACTTAAACTTAGGCGCGTTGATCAACGAAACTAGACTATCAGACAACTGATTGTTAGCACCTAGAGCAGGGTTTTGCAGTTGCGAAAGCAAGGAATCAATATTAGTTTCTTTGGCAATAGCGATCATATTTTCGGCATCACGACGATAGACTTCGGGATTACCGTTAACCGCTTGGCACAAAGCATTAAAAATATTCGGTTTATCCTCCCCCGGACGATAGCCTTCCATGAACTTCTCGAAAGAAGTAACCACACCAAGGGCATAAATTGGATCATAATGGAAATCTACATTAACAGAGAGCAGGTGCATCTCGACTAATAATTCCTCAACCACGCGCCGATACACCGAATTGATGGGGCGGGTGTGGCGAGTATAAAAATCACGCTTACTATCGGAAACAGTACGAATTTTGTCCACAGAACCAAACTTCATAAAAATTTAACACTGCTCTCATTTTCCCCTTTCTCGTTCCCCCTGACAAGGCCGGTGATCACCAAAGAGCGGCAAGCAGTCAGTCCAGAGAGAGCAAAAGAGCGAGTAAGATATAAAGATAAGGACATGGAAAAATCGAGATAATTAGCCGATACTGCCTCTACCAATCGCTTTTTTACTTTTCACTTTTCAGTTGACTATATGGCCAATCAAGACGACAAAATCAAAATTATCACTGATAACCGGCAAGCGCGCCATCTCTACGAGATTTTAGAGACTTTTGAAGCGGGGGTGCAGTTGCTGGGGACCGAGGTTAAATCCGTGCGTGCCGGTAAGGTAAACCTGCGGGATGGTTACGTTTTAGTCCGCAATGGTGAAGCGGTGTTAATTAATGTTCATATTTCCCCCTACGAACAGAGTAGCGAATATTTTAATCACGATCCGCGCCGGACGAGAAAATTGTTGATGCACAAAAAGGAAATCAGCAAACTCATCGGTCAAGTGGAACAGAAAGGCTTAACTCTTGTGCCTTTGAAGATGTATTTTAAAGGTAGTTGGGTAAAAATCAGCATTGGCCTCGGTAGAGGCAAAAAATTACACGATAAACGCGAAGATTTGAA is a genomic window containing:
- the cofH gene encoding 7,8-didemethyl-8-hydroxy-5-deazariboflavin synthase subunit CofH, which gives rise to MTNSSITAPVTDILAKARSGANLSAKEAIILLETTDNRLIAWIRETADFLRRQQTGDTVTYVINRNINFSNICEQHCSFCAFRRDEDEEGAFWLNLEEIIAKAADAVRRGATEICMQGGLNPKAKIKGNSLDYYLEIVKNLKQAFPDLHLHAFSPQEVQFIAREDGLSYEKVIASLQEAGVNSLPGTAAEVLVDEVRRVICPEKIDAATWLEIVGTAHRLGLHTTSTMLCGHIETPSQQVQHLEKIRKQQEIALENNYPAKITEFILLPFVGQSAPKPLRNRVGQDQPILADTLKLTAVARIYLGNSIKNHQPSWVKLGLQGATEALNWGCNDLGGTLMEEHITTMAGALGGTCLTVEELATAIKSLDRPARQRDTIY
- the psb29 gene encoding photosystem II biogenesis protein Psp29, translating into MDKIRTVSDSKRDFYTRHTRPINSVYRRVVEELLVEMHLLSVNVDFHYDPIYALGVVTSFEKFMEGYRPGEDKPNIFNALCQAVNGNPEVYRRDAENMIAIAKETNIDSLLSQLQNPALGANNQLSDSLVSLINAPKFKYSRLFAIGLYTILAEAQPDIIKEKEKREQILQKFSEILRLSSEKLQKDLDVYRGNLDKMDQLLKVIEDALEAEKKKRQQKEQEKQTTLQ
- the smpB gene encoding SsrA-binding protein SmpB, whose product is MANQDDKIKIITDNRQARHLYEILETFEAGVQLLGTEVKSVRAGKVNLRDGYVLVRNGEAVLINVHISPYEQSSEYFNHDPRRTRKLLMHKKEISKLIGQVEQKGLTLVPLKMYFKGSWVKISIGLGRGKKLHDKREDLKRRQDQRDMARAMKR